In the Cytobacillus sp. IB215665 genome, one interval contains:
- a CDS encoding universal stress protein, with product MSITYNKILVAVDGSKEAEWAFKKAVEIAKRNNAGIVLTHIVDTRSFATVETYDRMIAERAEKYATELLGEYQDLANKAGIEEITIDIDFGSPKAHIAKEIAPKQNVDLIICGATGLSAIERFFIGSVSEAITRYAKCDVLIVRTEKDM from the coding sequence ATGAGCATAACTTATAACAAAATTCTAGTAGCAGTGGATGGGTCTAAAGAGGCTGAATGGGCTTTTAAGAAAGCTGTTGAGATTGCCAAAAGAAATAATGCTGGTATTGTTCTAACACATATTGTAGATACAAGATCATTTGCCACGGTTGAGACTTATGACAGAATGATAGCAGAAAGAGCTGAGAAATATGCTACAGAACTCCTAGGAGAATATCAAGATCTAGCAAATAAGGCTGGTATAGAAGAAATAACTATTGATATAGACTTTGGCTCACCTAAAGCACATATTGCAAAAGAGATAGCACCTAAACAAAATGTAGACCTTATCATCTGTGGTGCTACAGGGCTAAGTGCAATTGAAAGGTTTTTTATCGGAAGCGTCTCGGAAGCGATTACACGTTATGCAAAATGCGACGTACTAATCGTTAGAACTGAAAAAGACATGTAA